The Equus quagga isolate Etosha38 chromosome 10, UCLA_HA_Equagga_1.0, whole genome shotgun sequence genome includes a region encoding these proteins:
- the ITIH6 gene encoding LOW QUALITY PROTEIN: inter-alpha-trypsin inhibitor heavy chain H6 (The sequence of the model RefSeq protein was modified relative to this genomic sequence to represent the inferred CDS: inserted 2 bases in 1 codon; deleted 3 bases in 2 codons; substituted 6 bases at 6 genomic stop codons) has protein sequence MSEWRCLICVSFLLTILLELTYQGPPGCPXSSTKLLMTNYSQCSTVVSRYAHTLVTSVLFNPHSEAHETVFDLDLPRLAFIAISLTINNEVYIAEVKEKHQAKKIYKEAHQQGKIAAHVGIMDPESEKFHMSTSPAAGTEVEFSLAYEELLQRHQGQYQLMVSLRPSQLMKRLSVEVTLSERMGTGYVHKPPLRTSRLHTNIHTSEADSPPSTRTERAEIRVRITFYPTLQDQSAFSSSGITADFTVQYDVVLEDVTGDVQIYAGYFIHYFAPRGLPPVERNVVFVIDVGGSMFGIKMKQTKTAMNVILGDLQANDYFNIISFSDTVSVWKAGGSIQATIQNVYDAKDYLGHMEAGGWTNINTALLAAASVLYPSNXEPGRGPSVGRISLIIFLTDGEPTADMMTPSVILSNILQALGNRVNLFSLVFWDDADFPLLRHLSLENWGAAWHIYKDTDAALHLEGLYKEIFMPLLTDVRLDYLRDLVGASPWVLFPNYFGGSELVVAEQVQPGEQKLGIYLATHGPRGQLLMSRHSEVATNSSQKAFVFPGEPVPSVAHFICHLWAXVTIGKLLEARFQACDATTYLLAAEVLNLSLEYNFVTPLTSLVTVQPKEAGEKARRQTPTTGGPGTIMPSSTSMHGLGAGTAXPALAAKFSPKSSLVKPKSYLSSTTPASTKKMPNSKELEPLGQSRSTLSTLAQSKPKISTQQDSGTLAQPTLRMKLAALVPSNSGALLLLKPSTSPHQNPGTLLPMNSKTQVPPLNPGTPSQPKAGIMKHVSPLHCKHGAPSQSKLDAPTPQPGVFTSQSPKRLPQPRPEVSTLQIPKYPPHTKPRVPPSKSPNNLPHSRPGILLPKTSKILSPLKSSAPPHQTSLSLSLSKPRTSIPNKPKTPLPTRPTRSRPLPPQSRSTFPSXVSSPTSLSSTITTSVLREPLPTPFHPTLPSLLPPGRLWHQHNLLPXLQNTRQILRPSVSGVPTMGLPNSSSPMPEGSPSNLPVLTSSILPEAVSLLLLPEELELLSESMVESKFVESLNPPAFYIFLTPDKDGNPHWDGNSKDILGGAGSRMDSQESSTGLAKWFPNGSTFSSSVDGDTHFVIHKPRSEERICFTVDGHPGDLLQLIDDPKAGLHVHGQLLRAPPRPGHKDQTRTYFQIITVTADKPQAYTMIITCSSISVQGKCTLLLSWDQPALLRRPQLELHVAAAACLTIHLGPHLKLLVLWHHYRHPSTLNLPHLGFYVVNGSGLIPSACGLLEXFQHTDIRLVAGPTGPRLQRHQGPDVPVVLGKRLLKDSPGMLPCWAFCWLVKCSHVQQLLGHPYLAYVLL, from the exons ATGTCTGAGTGGAGGTGCCTCATCTGTGTCAGCTTTTTGCTGACCATTCTACTTGAACTGACATACCAGGGACCTCCAGGCTGCCCCTGATCAAGCACAAAG CTGTTGATGACAAACTATTCACAGTGTTCTACTGTGGTTTCCCGCTATGCCCACACCTTGGTCACCTCTGTCTTGTTTAATCCACATTCTGAGGCCCATGAAACTGTCTTTGACCTGGATCTGCCTCGCCTTGCCTTTATCGCAATTTCACT GACCATCAACAATGAAGTCTACATTGCAGAAGTCAAAGAGAAGCATCAGGCAAAGAAAATCTATAAGGAAGCCCATCAGCAGGGAAAGATAGCTGCTCATGTAGGCATCAT GGACCCGGAATCCGAGAAGTTCCACATGTCCACCAGCCCAGCAGCAGGCACAGAGGTG GAATTTTCCCTGGCCTATGAAGAGCTGCTACAAAGGCACCAGGGTCAGTATCAGCTGATGGTGAGCCTGAGGCCTAGCCAATTGATGAAAAGGCTGAGTGTAGAGGTCACACTGTCAGAAAGGATGGGCACTGGCTATGTTCACAAACCACCTTTGAGGACCAGTCGCCTGCACACCAACATCCATACCA GTGAG GCTGACTCGCCCCCATCCACCAGGACTGAGAGGGCAGAGATCCGTGTCCGAATCACTTTCTACCCGACACTGCAAGACCAGTCTGCCTTCTCCAGCTCAGGCATCACGGCCGACTTCACAGTCCAGTATGACGTAGTCCTGGAGGACGTCACGGGAGATGTGCAG ATTTACGCTGGCTATTTTATTCATTACTTTGCTCCCAGAGGCCTCCCACCTGTCGAGAGAAACGTGGTGTTCGTTATTGACGTGGGCGGCTCCATGTTTGGTATCAAGATGAAACAG ACTAAAACGGCCATGAATGTGATCCTTGGTGACCTGCAGGCCAATGACTACTTCAACATCATCTCCTTTTCTGACACAGTTAGTGTCTGGAAAGCTGGAGGCTCCATCCAGGCCACCATCCAGAATGTTTATGATGCCAAGGACTACCTGGGCCACATGGAAGCTGGTGGCT GGACCAACATCAACACAGCTCTGCTGGCAGCTGCTTCAGTGCTGTACCCTAGCAACTAGGAGCCTGGGAGGGGCCCCAGTGTGGGGAGAATCTCTCTTATCATCTTCCTGACAGATGGAGAGCCCACAGCCGACATGATGACCCCCAGTGTGATCCTCTCCAACATCCTTCAGGCACTGGGCAACAGGGTGAATCTTTTCAGCTTAGTTTTTTGGGATGATGCTGACTTCCCACTGCTACGTCACCTGTCCCTGGAGAACTGGGGAGCAGCCTGGCACATATACAAGGACACTGATGCAGCCCTACATCTGGAGGGCCTCTACAAGGAGATCTTCATGCCTCTGTTGACAGATGTGCGTCTGGACTACCTGCGGGACTTAGTTGGGGCCTCCCCTTGGGTCCTTTTCCCCAACTACTTTGGTGGCTCAGAGCTGGTGGTGGCAGAACAGGTGCAACCAGGTGAGCAGAAACTAGGCATCTACCTGGCAACCCATGGCCCCAGGGGTCAGCTTCTCATGTCCCGCCACAGTGAGGTGGCCACCAACAGCAGCCAGAAGGCCTTTGTTTTCCCAGGGGAGCCAGTCCCCAGTGTAGCCCACTTCATCTGCCACCTCTGGGCATAGGTCACCATTGGAAAACTGCTGGAGGCACGCTTCCAAGCCTGTGATGCCACCACTTACCTGTTGGCTGCCGAAGTCCTCAACCTGTCACTTGAATACAACTTTGTCACACCTCTGACTTCACTGGTCACGGTGCAGCCCAAGGAGGCTGGTGAGAAGGCCAGGAGACAGACTCCCACCACAGGTGGACCAGGCACCATCATGCCCTCATCCACCAGCATGCATGGCCTAGGGGCAGGCACAGCCTGACCAGCTTTGGCAGCTAAGTTCTCTCCCAAATCAAGTCTTGTGAAACCAAAGTCCTACTTATCCTCAACTACTCCTGCCTCTACAAAGAAGATGCCTAATTCCAAGGAGTTGGAGCCACTGGGTCAGAGCCGTAGTACTCTATCCACTCTAGCACAGTCAAAGCCCAAAATTTCAACACAACAGGATTCTGGAACCTTGGCTCAGCCAACTCTCAGGATGAAACTGGCTGCCCTTGTGCCTTCAAATTCTGGTGCTCTATTGCTTCTGAAGCCTAGTACATCACCACACCAGAATCCTGGTACCCTATTACCCATGAATTCTAAGACACAAGTCCCACCTCTGAATCCTGGCACTCCATCCCAACCCAAAGCTGGCATTATGAAACATGTTTCTCCACTGCACTGCAAACATGGTGCTCCATCACAATCTAAACTGGATGCCCCAACA CCCCAACCTGGGGTATTCACATCACAGTCACCCAAAAGGCTGCCACAGCCCAGGCCTGAAGTCTCCACACTTCAGATCCCCAAATACCCACCACACACCAAACCAAGAGTTCCTCCTTCCAAGAGCCCAAATAACCTGCCGCACTCTAGACCTGGGATCCTCTTACCCAAGACCTCTAAAATTCTGTCACCTCTTAAATCTAGTGCCCCACCTCACCAAACTTCCCTCAGTTTATCACTTTCCAAACCTAGGACCTCAATCCCCAACAAACCCAAAACCCCATTACCCACTAGACCTACCAGATCCAGGCCCCTACCTCCTCAGAGCCGAAGCACATTCCCAAG AGTCTCAAGTCCTACAAGTCTCAGCAGTACCATAACCACCTCTGTTCTTAGAGAACCCCTCCCTACTCCCTTTCACCCcactctgccctctctcctgccccctggAAGGCTCTGGCATCAGCATAACCTGCTGCCATAACTCCAAAACACCAGGCAAATTCTGAGACCATCTGTGTCAGGAGTCCCAACAATGGGCCTACCCAACAGCTCCAGCCCTATGCCAGAAGGCAGCCCCTCAAACCTGCCAGTCTTGACTTCTAGCATCCTCCCTGAGGCAGTCAGCCTGCTTCTTCTCCCTGAGGAGCTAGAGCTGCTCTCTGAGTCAATGGTGGAATCCAAGTTTGTGGAATCCTTGAACCCACCagctttctatattttcctcACTCCTGACAAAGAT GGGAATCCACACTGGGATGGCAATTCTAAAGACATCCTGGGAGGAGCTGGAAGTAGGATGGACTCTCAGGAAAGCTCTACTGGCCTAGCAAAATG GTTTCCAAACGGCTCCACCTTCTCATCCTCAG TGGATGGGGACACCCACTTTGTAATTCACAAGCCACGCTCAGAAGAGAGGATCTGCTTCACAGTGGATGGGCATCCAGGGGACCTGCTACAGCTCATAGATGACCCGAAGGCAG GGCTGCATGTACATGGACAGTTGCTTAGGGCACCACCAAGGCCAGGCCACAAGGACCAGACCCGTACCTACTTTCAGATCATCACAGTTACTGCAGACAAACCCCAGGCCTACACTATGATCATCACTTGCAGTTCTATATCTGTGCAAGGCAAGTGTACCTTGCTCCTGTCCTGGGACCAGCCTGCCCTACTGAGGAGGCCCCAGTTGGAGCTCCACGTGGCTGCTGCAGCCTGCCTCACCATCCACCTTGGGCCCCACCTCAAGCTCCTAGTCCTCTGGCACCACTACAGGCACCCCAGCACTCTGAACCTACCCCATCTGGGGTTCTATGTGGTCAATGGCTCAGGTCTCATCCCCTCGGCCTGTGGCCTGCTTGAGTAA TTCCAGCACACAGACATCCGGTTGGTGGCAGGGCCCACGGGACCAAGACTGCAGAGGCACCAAGGCCCAGATGTGCCTGTGGTTCTAGGCAAGAGGCTGCTGAAGGATTCACCAGGGATGCTGCCCTGCTGGGCTTTCTGCTGGCTGGTGAAGTGCTCTCATGTACAGCAGCTGCTGGGCCACCCTTACCTTGCCTATGTCCTGTTATAG